Within Populus trichocarpa isolate Nisqually-1 chromosome 6, P.trichocarpa_v4.1, whole genome shotgun sequence, the genomic segment ATATTAGGAAAATTCATCAGAAAATACTAATctcttttaaactttttaattaattacaaatatgtatattttagCTTGAAAAGTTTAAATTGGACTCTTGATCATTTATAGCATTCCTTTTAGTTTCTATGattgttattaaatatttcaatctaacttagttaattcaattaaatctaattaatttaataaatttgtaattagtaatatgattaaatttatatgttgtgaaaaaaaaactatactattatttgaataaaaataattgaaacttgATTGCATGAACCGTACCCTAATTGATGACACAAGATTGTTGTagttgcaaaagaaaaaataacggTTAGACTTTTACTAAGTAGTAAGAGAGAACAATTAATTAACGAGTTCATGAGAAAGTGCTTCATCATGTCGGCCTGATTACTgtttgaaatgttgattgatttttaaattttttttatttagaaatatattaaaaaaatatatatattttaaaaaatattattattattaatacattaaaattatttaaaaacaccaagaaattaaattaatttaaaactaaaaaaaattcaagaattttcaaaaacatatatatataaaacttttcaatcaataatttttattgcatcaCACTATATATTTAGAGGGTATTTGAGAGAGTGGTAACGATTatagtttaaagtgtttttctcttctaaatacattaaaataatatttttattttttaaaaattatttttaatattaagacatcaaaacaatctgaaaatatttttttttttaaatttaaaaaaaacacaatttcatcAACTTTCTCCACCACTTAATTAAACTCCTAATTGCTTCATATATATCTCAGCAATAGAAAGAATCCTGCGACACAGTCATATGCtcatctagaaaaataattgaactttCATACCTCAGCAATAGAAAGAATCCTGTGACAAATATACATTCTTATTCTCATCTAGAAAAAGAATTTAACTGATCAACACGTGATTCTTATTGTTGGTAGACGATGATAAATGTATCGTCTATCTCTTAACTTTACAATATTGTGGCTACCCTTCTCAGCTACACCCCCCCCCGAGGAGAGAAAGAGCTATAAATTGGGCAACTGGCATGAAGAGGGGAGCAAGTACTAAGCAAAGTTTATAGTTTCTCTTCCTCAATTAGCTCTTATAACCATGGTACTCATagcaataacaataatagtCGTCAGCTTACTCAGCAATGAAATAGGCTTTGTTCTTGGGGACATTGGGACTGCTACTTCTTATGAACCGCCATATTTACGTGAGCAAATTCTCCTGTTTTCCCTTTACTATTGTTGTCTGCAAGTTTCTTCTTCAAACTTGGTTTTCCTCAATTATGGGTTTATGCTAATCTTTGTGCAGCTACTAAGTGTAATGGGAATAGACAAGATCAATTCCCACCAGGGAACTTGTTTGTTTCTGTGAGTGAAGGTTTGTGGGATAATGGTGCTGCTTGTGGGAGGCGTTACAGGTTGAGGTGCCTAAGTGGAAATAATAAGCCATGCAAGGATGGGACTATTGACGTTAGGGTGGTGGATTTCTGCAGAAAATCACCATGTCCTTCTACTATTCTCTTGTCAAATGATGCCTTTTCTTCTGTATCATACTCCCCATCCGCAAAAATCAACGTTGAATACATCCAGTACGTACTCCTCCCCCTCCTCCTGATCTTATATATGTACTTTCTTTTTCACTCATATCAAAACTGTTCTTGCAGGATATGATGGAACAATTAAGATATATATGTTCCCGAACTGTATCAAGCGCAATCCGACAGATAGAAGCTGAAAATGGCGTTTCTCTAATCTTAGAAGTAGCAGCAGCTTTGTACTCCCATTTCTGATTGTTCCATGCTGTAATATGAATATCTATCTCAGATAGATGTCACATATAATTATACTAATAACCATTCTCAAACAAAGATTATAGAGCAAATTAATCAATAGAAATACGCACCCTTCCTCAATATGAACAGCCTCTAAGCCTGGAAATTAAgactaaaatatcattttccctATGCCAGATCCATAAAAGTTGTCTAAGATAAGACTTGAACCATGTCTAAATCACTAACAGTAACTCTCGTGATTGCATGTTGCTTCGACTTAATGAAGTAGAAAACGTCATGATCAGGAAACTTGTAAGTATCTGCTAGCTATTGGACTCTTTCCTTTCttctaacaaattaaaaaccaaaagcaaTGGCTAACCTACAATTAAGGGTTAGCACAAATAATTATAGCTTAGCTCgtgaatttctatttttttggaaatattaTGCATGGGAATTCTTCCCAAGAAAATAAGGAGGACTCCCGTGAATACAAAAGTTCACATGACTTGTCGTTAGGGCAGCCAATCTTGAATAATGGAGATATTAATTCCACAGTTTAATTGTTAATGgtcatcaaaagaaaaaagaaaaacc encodes:
- the LOC7495768 gene encoding EG45-like domain containing protein 2, with the protein product MVLIAITIIVVSLLSNEIGFVLGDIGTATSYEPPYLPTKCNGNRQDQFPPGNLFVSVSEGLWDNGAACGRRYRLRCLSGNNKPCKDGTIDVRVVDFCRKSPCPSTILLSNDAFSSVSYSPSAKINVEYIQI